The following are encoded in a window of Rubritalea squalenifaciens DSM 18772 genomic DNA:
- a CDS encoding metallophosphoesterase family protein, protein MNNRRNFLKSILAGGAASSGLATAAFGRNFDQPVPKKPEGATRILHITDLHIRPEHKAPERCKRLLQSALKQAGHVDMVFNGGDSIYAADYKNIKRERVLEQWKVWDDYVAAPLKGHKMVSALGNHDMWWATEKTDKMYGKPYVLQRLKQKDRYMGFDLGKWRVLVLDCNNGGLLDKEQEAWYFKEIKEHKDKPLVILSHQPIMMGGSLLGKGMSERQKELVNPLVEAKVEARPVHFVSGHIHVRDELAYKNVHFHCNGSVSGYWWEYMDSPGKDNSYEGTPMGYTIIDLHDDGSYHSHYHNATDAKDGKLLG, encoded by the coding sequence ATGAATAATCGCAGAAACTTCCTCAAGTCCATCCTCGCAGGTGGCGCAGCCAGCTCAGGCCTTGCTACCGCCGCGTTTGGACGCAACTTTGACCAGCCCGTCCCTAAAAAACCGGAGGGTGCTACACGCATCCTGCACATCACGGATCTACACATCCGCCCGGAGCACAAGGCTCCGGAGCGCTGCAAAAGACTCTTACAAAGCGCACTTAAGCAAGCAGGTCACGTAGATATGGTATTCAACGGTGGCGACTCCATCTACGCCGCGGACTACAAAAACATCAAACGAGAGCGTGTCCTGGAACAATGGAAAGTATGGGACGACTACGTAGCCGCTCCTCTGAAGGGCCACAAAATGGTCAGCGCCCTCGGCAACCATGACATGTGGTGGGCGACCGAGAAAACCGACAAGATGTACGGTAAACCCTACGTCCTCCAGCGCCTCAAGCAGAAGGATCGTTACATGGGCTTTGACCTAGGCAAGTGGCGTGTGCTCGTGCTCGACTGCAACAATGGCGGTCTACTGGATAAGGAGCAAGAGGCTTGGTACTTCAAGGAAATCAAAGAACACAAAGACAAGCCACTCGTCATCCTTTCCCACCAGCCCATCATGATGGGCGGCAGCCTGTTGGGCAAGGGCATGAGCGAACGCCAGAAGGAACTGGTCAATCCGCTCGTCGAGGCCAAGGTCGAGGCGCGTCCGGTCCATTTCGTCAGCGGCCACATCCACGTCCGTGATGAGCTGGCCTACAAGAACGTCCACTTCCACTGCAATGGCTCTGTCAGTGGTTACTGGTGGGAATACATGGATAGCCCGGGTAAAGATAACTCCTATGAAGGCACCCCGATGGGCTACACCATCATTGATTTGCACGATGACGGCAGCTACCACAGCCACTACCACAACGCCACCGACGCCAAGGACGGCAAGTTGCTTGGGTAG
- a CDS encoding HAD-IB family phosphatase, translating to MKLAVFDCDSTLSSIEGIDELARAKGPKTFSEVEALTNAAMNGEIPLDEVFARRLEIIQPDLATCEKVAQLYIETVEPTAKETLDQLKAEGWTPIILSGGFKRLIEPLAAHLEVDRIEAVPLNLDDEGNYISFDATYPTTYNGGKPEIIRQLKAEFSPKKVIMIGDGVSDLETKSEVDSFIGFGRYTPRPKVQEGADHFIISLEQLIALLKSF from the coding sequence ATGAAGCTAGCTGTTTTCGATTGTGATTCGACCCTCTCCTCCATCGAAGGGATCGATGAGCTTGCACGCGCCAAAGGTCCGAAGACCTTCTCCGAAGTAGAGGCCCTCACCAATGCAGCCATGAATGGCGAGATCCCGCTCGATGAAGTCTTTGCCCGTCGACTGGAAATCATTCAGCCGGATCTGGCAACCTGTGAGAAAGTGGCCCAGCTCTACATTGAAACTGTCGAACCGACAGCCAAGGAAACCCTCGACCAGCTCAAAGCCGAAGGCTGGACACCGATCATTCTCTCTGGCGGCTTCAAGCGCCTCATTGAGCCACTCGCTGCCCACCTCGAAGTAGACCGCATTGAAGCAGTCCCACTCAACCTGGATGATGAGGGTAACTACATCTCCTTTGATGCCACCTACCCCACCACCTACAACGGCGGTAAACCTGAGATCATCCGCCAGCTCAAAGCAGAGTTCTCTCCCAAGAAGGTCATCATGATTGGTGATGGCGTATCCGACCTTGAAACCAAGTCGGAAGTGGACAGCTTCATCGGCTTCGGCCGCTACACCCCGCGCCCAAAAGTCCAGGAAGGCGCCGACCACTTCATCATCTCCCTGGAACAGCTCATCGCACTCCTTAAGAGCTTCTAA
- a CDS encoding ABC transporter ATP-binding protein codes for MPEPLVSLRNITYEREETILHNASWEIREDQHWVVMGPNGSGKTTLLRILTGYENPTSGEVFTLGGTEDADEGWFDIRKSIGWVSMALAHRIEEDQFAADVVLTGREGIINFWEKPEKEDVEKTIKIMHRIDAWHLRDRLWGQLSQGERQRILIGRALMNESKLLVLDEPCAGLDPVAREHFLQFLEQLMRQKETPSIILVTHHVEEIIPPFSHALLMKQGRVLASGSIKQTITAENLSKTFDAQVSLRTTKNKRLQLDVEALGDKKVF; via the coding sequence ATGCCCGAACCGCTGGTCAGCCTGAGGAACATTACCTATGAGCGTGAAGAAACCATTCTTCACAACGCCTCCTGGGAGATCCGGGAAGACCAGCACTGGGTCGTCATGGGGCCAAACGGCTCTGGTAAAACCACGCTCCTCCGCATTCTAACTGGCTACGAGAATCCGACCTCCGGTGAAGTATTCACCCTAGGCGGCACCGAAGACGCCGATGAAGGCTGGTTTGATATCCGCAAAAGCATTGGCTGGGTATCCATGGCTCTGGCCCACCGCATTGAGGAAGACCAGTTTGCGGCCGATGTCGTCCTGACCGGACGTGAAGGCATTATCAATTTCTGGGAAAAGCCTGAAAAAGAAGATGTCGAGAAGACCATCAAGATCATGCATCGCATCGATGCCTGGCACCTGCGAGATCGCCTCTGGGGACAACTCTCGCAGGGAGAGCGCCAGCGTATTCTCATCGGCCGAGCGCTGATGAATGAATCCAAATTGCTCGTATTGGACGAACCCTGTGCTGGGCTGGATCCAGTCGCTCGCGAGCATTTCCTCCAGTTCCTCGAACAGCTGATGCGTCAGAAGGAAACGCCAAGCATCATCCTCGTCACCCACCATGTGGAGGAAATCATTCCCCCCTTCAGCCATGCCTTGCTGATGAAGCAAGGCCGTGTTCTCGCCAGCGGTTCCATCAAGCAGACAATCACCGCCGAGAACCTCTCCAAAACATTTGATGCGCAGGTCTCCCTGCGCACTACAAAAAACAAACGCCTCCAGCTCGATGTGGAGGCGTTGGGTGACAAGAAGGTTTTTTAA
- a CDS encoding lysophospholipid acyltransferase family protein, with amino-acid sequence MKTVYWIGYLFFKCAGKAFFNRRIINEEKLVEDGGVLMCANHESFLDPPLIGISYPENVTYLARKTLFKGFFKWLYTNWDAIPVDQENPDMTGLKNIIKALKNGKKVVMFPEGARTLDGNLGPALPGVGLIVAKSQATVQPMRIFGAREALPRGSGKLRRCQIDVVVGDPIYFTKEELKEYRGKEGYQKISERIMEAIAKIERPEFKEV; translated from the coding sequence ATGAAGACGGTATACTGGATCGGGTATTTGTTTTTCAAGTGCGCCGGAAAAGCATTCTTCAACCGCCGGATCATCAATGAGGAGAAGCTTGTTGAGGATGGCGGCGTACTGATGTGCGCCAACCACGAGAGCTTTTTGGATCCTCCGCTGATTGGTATTTCTTACCCGGAGAACGTGACCTATCTGGCCCGTAAGACCCTCTTCAAAGGTTTCTTCAAATGGCTCTACACCAACTGGGATGCTATCCCAGTGGATCAGGAAAATCCTGACATGACGGGGCTGAAGAATATCATCAAAGCGCTGAAGAACGGCAAGAAAGTGGTGATGTTCCCTGAAGGAGCTCGGACTCTCGACGGTAACCTCGGTCCTGCTCTGCCCGGGGTAGGTCTCATCGTGGCCAAGTCCCAGGCAACCGTGCAGCCGATGCGTATCTTCGGAGCCCGTGAGGCCCTGCCTCGTGGATCCGGCAAACTGCGCCGTTGCCAGATTGATGTCGTCGTAGGTGATCCGATCTACTTCACCAAGGAAGAGCTGAAAGAATACCGCGGCAAAGAAGGCTACCAGAAGATCTCCGAACGCATCATGGAAGCCATCGCCAAGATCGAGCGACCTGAGTTTAAGGAGGTTTAA
- the cmk gene encoding (d)CMP kinase, with protein sequence MENIAIAIDGPAASGKSTVAKTLAKRLGLIMVNTGAMYRAVAWATIQKDVDPADSEAVIKMLGEVEFSCGVSDNLSTILVDGVDPGDALRQDAVNQRVSKVAAIPEVRELLVQRQRDYLQLGSVVMEGRDIGSVVFPDTPFKIYIDASEEVRRQRRAAEGIVDELGKRDEEDSKRKTAPLVVAEGAVKIDSSELSIEQVIERVLEILKERGAPAELLGN encoded by the coding sequence ATGGAGAATATAGCAATTGCAATCGACGGACCGGCTGCCTCCGGCAAAAGCACCGTGGCAAAGACCTTGGCCAAACGCCTGGGTTTGATCATGGTGAACACGGGGGCCATGTACCGTGCTGTGGCATGGGCAACGATTCAGAAGGACGTAGATCCTGCTGATAGCGAGGCTGTGATCAAGATGTTAGGCGAGGTGGAGTTCAGCTGTGGCGTGAGCGACAACCTGTCCACCATCCTAGTAGATGGAGTCGATCCCGGAGACGCGCTACGCCAGGACGCCGTGAACCAGCGTGTGTCCAAGGTCGCCGCCATTCCTGAGGTGCGTGAGCTGCTGGTGCAGAGACAACGTGATTATCTGCAGCTGGGCAGTGTGGTGATGGAGGGCCGTGACATCGGCTCCGTGGTGTTCCCGGATACTCCGTTTAAAATTTATATCGATGCCAGCGAGGAAGTTCGCAGGCAGCGCCGTGCCGCTGAGGGAATCGTAGACGAACTCGGTAAGCGCGATGAGGAAGACAGCAAGCGTAAGACGGCTCCACTCGTGGTCGCTGAAGGCGCGGTCAAGATCGACTCCAGTGAACTGAGCATTGAGCAGGTGATCGAGCGTGTGCTCGAAATCCTCAAGGAACGCGGGGCTCCAGCAGAGCTGTTAGGGAACTAA
- the aroA gene encoding 3-phosphoshikimate 1-carboxyvinyltransferase, protein MESITLEPIKKIEGEIHLPGSKSLSNRALLLAALAEGKTEITNLLDSDDVRYMLGALKQLGVDYELSEDGTRCVVTGKGGPLTDAGSYELYLGNAGTAMRPLSAALCLGKGEFTLTGEPRMEERPIDALVDAMRQGGCQIDYLKSEGYPPLKITADGFAGGKISIDGSISSQFLTAVLMSAPLAKADTEIEIVGELVSKPYIDITIHTMAQFGVTVENDNYERFLVKSGQTYQALGSFLVEGDASSASYFLAAAAIKGGRVKVTGIGKKSIQGDVRFADVLEDMGAKVEWGDDYVAVESGKLTAVDQDMNHIPDAAMTIATTALFAEGTTAIRNIYNWRVKETDRLFAMATELRKVGAEVVEGEDFIEVTPPAELKHAAIDTYNDHRIAMCFSLLALDPVSVTINDPGCTAKTFPDYFEKLESVSVR, encoded by the coding sequence ATGGAAAGTATTACACTGGAGCCGATCAAGAAGATCGAGGGTGAGATTCACCTGCCGGGCTCGAAGAGTCTTTCTAACAGGGCCTTGTTGTTGGCGGCTCTGGCAGAGGGAAAGACAGAGATTACCAATTTGCTGGATAGTGACGACGTGCGCTACATGCTGGGTGCCTTGAAGCAGCTCGGTGTGGACTATGAACTCTCTGAGGATGGCACCCGCTGTGTGGTCACAGGTAAAGGTGGTCCGCTGACAGATGCTGGCAGCTATGAGCTCTATCTGGGAAATGCGGGTACAGCGATGCGCCCACTGAGCGCGGCGCTCTGCCTGGGCAAAGGCGAGTTTACCCTGACTGGTGAGCCTCGCATGGAGGAGCGCCCGATCGATGCTCTCGTGGATGCGATGCGCCAGGGTGGTTGCCAGATCGACTACTTGAAGAGCGAAGGCTATCCGCCGCTGAAGATCACTGCGGATGGATTTGCCGGTGGTAAGATTTCCATCGATGGTTCCATTTCCAGCCAGTTCCTGACCGCGGTTTTGATGTCTGCTCCCTTGGCGAAGGCCGATACAGAGATTGAGATCGTAGGCGAGCTGGTGAGCAAGCCATACATCGATATCACCATCCACACGATGGCTCAGTTCGGTGTGACTGTGGAGAATGACAACTACGAGCGCTTCCTTGTGAAATCCGGCCAGACCTATCAGGCTCTGGGTTCCTTCCTCGTTGAGGGTGATGCCTCATCAGCTTCCTACTTTCTTGCCGCCGCTGCTATCAAAGGTGGCCGCGTGAAGGTGACCGGTATTGGCAAGAAGAGCATCCAGGGTGATGTGCGTTTTGCCGATGTGCTGGAAGACATGGGTGCCAAAGTGGAGTGGGGTGATGACTACGTGGCAGTCGAGAGCGGTAAGCTGACTGCTGTGGATCAGGATATGAACCACATCCCGGATGCTGCCATGACTATCGCGACCACGGCCTTGTTTGCCGAGGGAACCACGGCGATTCGCAACATTTACAACTGGCGCGTGAAGGAAACTGACCGTCTCTTCGCCATGGCCACGGAGCTCCGCAAGGTGGGTGCCGAAGTCGTAGAAGGTGAAGACTTCATTGAAGTGACTCCTCCGGCTGAGCTCAAGCATGCAGCGATCGATACCTATAACGATCACCGCATCGCGATGTGTTTCTCCCTGCTGGCTCTCGATCCTGTGTCGGTAACTATCAATGACCCGGGCTGCACGGCGAAGACCTTCCCGGATTACTTCGAAAAACTAGAGAGCGTCAGCGTACGCTAA
- a CDS encoding prephenate dehydrogenase encodes MFERVTILGPGLLGGSVALSAVKKLSGCQVTLWGRREEPLKVAQSVGIESVTTDLEEAVKEADLVILATPVGVMPKLVEKIVEVAGEREILLTDVGSVKRMVHEMLAPTLKGTKIRFVGSHPMAGSEQTGMEAAKDDLLDGATCLVTNDGGVDEDSVKQVEAFWLSLGCRVRRMTAEDHDYAVARVSHFPHVLACVGATVGLAFDDIADLCGGGMRDTTRVAGGDPTLWTEIMMENRDALQRSMRESIGDLVKLMDMLEKEDREALHAYLDEAKKRRSLI; translated from the coding sequence ATGTTCGAACGCGTGACCATATTAGGCCCGGGGTTGCTGGGTGGATCGGTGGCTTTGTCCGCCGTCAAAAAGCTATCCGGCTGCCAGGTGACCCTGTGGGGACGACGCGAGGAGCCGCTGAAGGTCGCTCAGTCCGTGGGCATCGAGTCCGTCACCACGGATCTCGAAGAGGCGGTTAAGGAGGCTGATCTGGTGATTTTGGCCACTCCAGTGGGAGTGATGCCGAAACTGGTGGAGAAGATCGTGGAAGTGGCCGGTGAGCGGGAAATCCTGCTGACCGATGTGGGCAGCGTGAAGCGCATGGTGCACGAGATGTTGGCTCCTACGCTCAAGGGTACCAAGATTCGCTTCGTCGGGAGTCACCCGATGGCGGGTTCCGAGCAGACTGGCATGGAAGCCGCGAAGGACGATCTGCTGGATGGTGCCACTTGTCTAGTGACCAATGACGGCGGAGTGGATGAGGATAGCGTCAAGCAGGTGGAGGCCTTTTGGCTGTCACTGGGCTGTCGGGTACGCCGCATGACTGCTGAGGATCACGACTACGCCGTAGCGCGCGTCAGTCATTTCCCGCATGTGCTTGCCTGTGTGGGCGCGACCGTGGGGCTGGCTTTTGATGACATTGCCGACTTGTGCGGCGGAGGAATGCGCGATACGACCCGCGTGGCGGGAGGGGATCCGACCCTCTGGACTGAGATTATGATGGAGAACCGGGATGCTCTGCAGCGCTCCATGCGTGAGAGTATCGGTGATCTGGTCAAGCTGATGGACATGCTGGAGAAGGAAGACCGGGAGGCACTGCACGCCTATCTGGATGAGGCGAAGAAACGCAGAAGTCTGATCTAA
- a CDS encoding AMP-binding protein: MEIEAITAELIEAISNESPQEWDFDSLAKKIFAYQYAHNAPYRAYCDAHGISPSEELHWQDIPAVPTDAFKSTNNPTCLPEEKRGKHFKTSGTTGETQGTHYFQDTSLYEKSIIEGWKDAGLPAIYNCLILSQPPEEMPHSSLVHMMQTLRDHFAPEATFLIREGHISIAKIRQAIQQGSPITIFGTALAFLHLFESIDEPLELPDGSWAMETGGYKGSGRSLSKKELYALFEEKLGLPASRIWNEYSMTELSSQFYTREIDRPHSGPPWTRIKVVNPETGAQVKPGETGYLHIYDLANLHSVLAIRTQDLATYHDERSFTLIGRDPSAIPRGCSRSADETLSR; the protein is encoded by the coding sequence ATGGAGATAGAAGCCATTACAGCAGAACTGATAGAAGCCATTTCTAACGAATCCCCCCAGGAATGGGACTTCGACAGCCTCGCCAAGAAAATCTTCGCCTATCAGTACGCGCACAACGCCCCCTACCGCGCCTATTGCGATGCCCATGGTATCTCCCCGTCTGAGGAGCTTCACTGGCAGGATATCCCTGCCGTACCGACAGACGCCTTTAAATCCACCAACAATCCCACCTGCCTGCCGGAAGAAAAGCGCGGCAAGCACTTCAAAACTTCCGGCACGACCGGTGAGACCCAGGGCACTCACTACTTCCAGGACACCAGCCTCTACGAGAAATCCATCATCGAGGGATGGAAGGACGCCGGCCTGCCCGCCATCTACAACTGCCTCATCCTTTCCCAGCCGCCCGAGGAAATGCCCCACTCTTCTCTCGTGCACATGATGCAGACACTGCGCGACCATTTTGCACCAGAGGCCACCTTCCTCATCCGCGAGGGCCACATCTCCATCGCAAAGATCCGCCAGGCTATCCAGCAAGGCTCGCCCATCACCATCTTCGGCACCGCCCTCGCCTTCCTCCACCTTTTCGAGAGCATTGATGAACCGCTTGAGCTTCCAGACGGCAGCTGGGCCATGGAAACCGGCGGCTACAAAGGCTCAGGTCGCAGTCTCTCCAAAAAGGAACTCTACGCACTCTTTGAGGAAAAGCTGGGACTTCCCGCCTCACGCATCTGGAACGAATACTCCATGACCGAGCTCAGCTCCCAGTTCTACACCCGGGAGATCGACCGCCCCCACAGCGGCCCACCATGGACCCGCATCAAAGTCGTCAACCCAGAGACCGGAGCGCAGGTCAAGCCCGGCGAAACCGGCTACCTTCACATCTACGACCTCGCCAACCTCCACTCCGTGCTCGCCATCCGCACCCAGGACCTCGCCACTTATCACGACGAACGCTCCTTCACCCTCATCGGCCGTGACCCCTCTGCCATCCCCAGAGGCTGTTCGAGGTCGGCGGATGAGACGTTGTCGAGGTGA
- a CDS encoding acyl-CoA reductase — MTTQQRADILATICADYTAFLGEFSADDLIDWVTLELQHDEALDAFVPYGDIRSKAVPLSPVVHVVSGNTPHAALQSILRGLLLGAENIVKLPSSGLPEVEEFAGKLPAELQPLLTLSPRLDQATLSKAKAVVAIGSDEAIAAIHSRLSAHQRFIPHGHKLSIGLIEQPSTDAATKAARDIGLFNQQGCLSLHTVYVKESPQEFARMLATAMQRFEEDNPRGPISVSESGAISNLRETYRYHAAVEPENYLLLESKQGTAWTIIFENNAHLVPSPLNRTVYVRPWPVDLSELGSETQYLSTIALEPLDELLEEVEPLSPPRICSLGEGQQPPLIWHHDGFPPLSSLVSWRDIH; from the coding sequence ATGACCACCCAGCAACGAGCAGACATCCTCGCCACAATCTGTGCAGACTACACAGCGTTCCTCGGCGAATTCTCCGCAGACGACCTCATCGACTGGGTCACGCTGGAGCTGCAGCATGACGAGGCGCTGGACGCCTTCGTCCCTTATGGAGATATCCGTAGCAAAGCGGTCCCGCTCAGCCCCGTCGTCCATGTGGTCAGTGGCAATACTCCGCACGCCGCCCTTCAGAGCATCCTGCGTGGGCTGCTGCTTGGAGCGGAGAACATCGTCAAACTCCCCTCCAGCGGCCTTCCGGAGGTAGAAGAATTTGCCGGTAAACTCCCAGCGGAGCTCCAGCCTCTGCTCACTCTCAGCCCTCGGCTCGACCAAGCTACCCTATCCAAGGCCAAGGCTGTCGTCGCCATCGGGTCGGACGAAGCCATCGCCGCGATCCATTCCCGCCTCAGCGCTCACCAACGCTTCATACCCCACGGCCATAAACTCAGCATCGGCCTCATCGAGCAGCCCAGCACGGATGCCGCCACCAAGGCCGCACGCGACATCGGCCTGTTCAACCAGCAAGGCTGCCTCTCCCTCCACACCGTCTACGTGAAGGAATCCCCGCAGGAATTCGCCCGTATGCTGGCCACCGCCATGCAGCGCTTTGAAGAGGATAACCCTCGTGGTCCCATCTCCGTTTCCGAATCTGGTGCCATCTCCAACCTGCGCGAGACCTACCGCTACCACGCTGCCGTAGAACCGGAGAACTACCTCTTGCTAGAAAGCAAGCAAGGCACCGCCTGGACCATCATTTTCGAGAACAACGCGCATCTCGTCCCCTCCCCGCTGAACCGCACCGTCTACGTCCGCCCCTGGCCGGTGGACCTCAGTGAACTGGGCAGCGAAACCCAATATCTCTCCACCATCGCCTTGGAACCACTGGATGAACTGTTAGAAGAAGTCGAGCCTCTCTCCCCTCCGCGCATCTGCTCACTGGGCGAGGGCCAGCAGCCGCCACTCATCTGGCACCACGACGGCTTTCCCCCACTTTCCTCCCTCGTCAGCTGGCGAGACATCCATTAA
- the infA gene encoding translation initiation factor IF-1 (stimulates the activities of the other two initiation factors, IF-2 and IF-3) yields MKDAPISTTGTILEKREDNMTFLVKLPNGKVVLGHLQKKNADLRDSLQPNETVQLEMTPFDFEKARIVARVEA; encoded by the coding sequence ATGAAAGACGCACCTATCTCCACCACTGGCACCATCCTCGAGAAACGCGAGGACAACATGACCTTCCTCGTCAAGCTCCCCAATGGAAAGGTCGTGCTCGGCCACCTGCAGAAGAAGAATGCCGACCTGCGCGATTCCCTCCAGCCAAACGAAACCGTCCAGCTGGAAATGACTCCCTTTGATTTTGAAAAAGCCCGCATCGTCGCCCGCGTAGAAGCGTAA
- the selB gene encoding selenocysteine-specific translation elongation factor produces the protein MHLILGTAGHIDHGKSSLVKVLTGTDPDRLPEEKARGVTIELGFAHLTLGKYEIGLIDVPGHADFVNNMVSGVGSLDIALFIVAADDGWMPQSEEHLHILNYLGVKNVIIALTKADLAEDLDFTVELVREELLGTTLEEAPIVPVSSITGMGIDALKEEILKLAVGINHNSSSLNPRLSVDRAFSPTGVGTVVTGTLTGSDFHKGDQLVCLPQGLDCTVRNAQNHNQSLDTVSSGTRTALNLPDLPLSSKGKPGVKRGSVITTPGYLQPPLTLDVQLQRDKRPITGQTATKRVLKNTETVILHHGTSRTRARIVLHSQPSLHPGEACFAQLRLEEPIAACTGDRFVLRDGAQQGTLAGGIILDANAKPRLFRSEDRAAFLTERSEDPTNLRTVILSELRKTPFLSTTKSIPNTPFTTETFSKTCEQVVKQKKATQRGNWLLDSDWWQQVTTQAGQLVTDYHQQNPDAPSMPIEAWRKALAKSSKAPADLLEQIQKHLLANGYSSKGDGIASQEHSLELPEKLQPIADKMLSTLKGSGLTPPPVVELAPDKDSKQVLTFLIRSGQVIELDPKAVLEASVYEEFKKSILSHIQSTGKATASEIRQATGATRKTLMPTLERLDAEGLTLRDGDYRSLS, from the coding sequence ATGCATCTCATTCTCGGAACAGCCGGACACATCGACCACGGAAAATCCTCCCTCGTTAAAGTTCTAACAGGAACGGACCCAGACCGACTCCCCGAGGAGAAAGCACGCGGTGTCACTATCGAGCTGGGCTTCGCCCACCTGACTCTGGGAAAGTATGAAATCGGCCTGATCGACGTGCCAGGCCACGCAGATTTCGTTAACAACATGGTCTCCGGTGTTGGCTCGCTGGACATCGCCCTTTTCATCGTCGCTGCCGACGACGGTTGGATGCCCCAGTCCGAGGAACACCTGCACATCCTCAATTACCTCGGCGTCAAGAACGTCATCATCGCCCTCACCAAGGCAGACCTTGCCGAGGACCTGGACTTCACCGTTGAGCTGGTACGCGAGGAGCTGTTAGGGACTACTCTGGAAGAGGCTCCCATCGTTCCCGTATCTTCCATCACAGGTATGGGGATCGATGCGCTCAAGGAGGAAATCCTCAAGCTCGCAGTCGGCATCAATCACAACTCCAGCTCGCTCAATCCACGTCTCTCCGTGGACCGTGCCTTCTCCCCCACCGGCGTGGGCACTGTAGTCACAGGCACCCTAACAGGTAGTGATTTCCATAAAGGCGACCAGCTGGTCTGTCTGCCACAGGGACTGGACTGCACCGTGCGAAATGCCCAGAACCACAACCAATCTCTCGACACCGTCAGCAGCGGCACCCGCACCGCGCTAAACCTTCCCGATCTCCCGCTCTCCAGCAAGGGCAAGCCAGGAGTGAAGCGCGGCAGCGTCATCACGACTCCCGGCTATCTCCAGCCCCCCCTTACGCTGGATGTGCAGCTGCAGCGGGACAAGCGCCCGATCACAGGTCAAACGGCCACCAAGCGCGTGCTGAAAAACACCGAGACCGTGATCCTGCATCACGGCACCTCCCGCACCCGCGCCCGCATCGTCCTTCACTCCCAGCCCTCACTGCATCCTGGTGAGGCCTGCTTTGCCCAGCTGCGACTGGAAGAGCCTATCGCCGCCTGCACCGGAGACCGCTTCGTACTCCGCGACGGCGCCCAGCAAGGAACGCTCGCCGGAGGCATCATCCTGGATGCCAATGCCAAGCCGCGCCTCTTCCGCTCCGAGGATCGTGCCGCCTTCCTCACAGAGAGATCCGAAGACCCAACCAACCTCCGTACGGTCATCCTTTCCGAGCTTCGCAAGACACCCTTCCTCTCCACCACCAAGAGTATTCCGAATACCCCATTCACCACAGAGACCTTCAGCAAGACCTGTGAGCAAGTGGTGAAACAGAAGAAAGCCACCCAGCGTGGTAACTGGCTGTTAGACTCTGACTGGTGGCAGCAGGTCACCACTCAAGCTGGACAACTCGTCACCGACTACCATCAGCAGAACCCGGATGCACCCTCCATGCCCATTGAGGCCTGGCGCAAAGCCCTCGCCAAATCCAGCAAGGCTCCGGCTGACTTGTTAGAACAAATCCAGAAACATCTCCTGGCAAACGGCTATAGCTCCAAAGGTGATGGCATTGCTTCTCAAGAGCACTCTCTAGAACTACCGGAAAAGCTCCAGCCCATCGCGGACAAAATGCTCAGCACACTCAAGGGATCAGGCCTCACGCCGCCGCCCGTTGTCGAACTGGCACCGGACAAGGACAGCAAGCAGGTGCTCACCTTCCTCATCCGCTCCGGCCAAGTCATCGAGCTTGACCCGAAGGCCGTGCTCGAAGCCTCGGTGTATGAGGAATTCAAGAAGAGTATCCTCTCGCACATCCAGTCCACTGGCAAAGCCACCGCCAGTGAGATCCGCCAAGCCACCGGCGCCACCCGTAAAACCCTCATGCCCACCCTGGAGCGTCTCGATGCTGAGGGTCTGACTCTGCGGGACGGGGATTACCGGAGTCTTAGCTAA